In the Chroococcidiopsis sp. SAG 2025 genome, one interval contains:
- a CDS encoding DUF1028 domain-containing protein has protein sequence MTFSIVAWDSATQMTGVAVATKHLAVGALVPHAKATVGAIATQGQTNPLLGICSLQLLEHGVSAEDTLHLLLQDDLNCHQRQLHLVDRHGHTAAWTGEDCVGWAGHLTYPYFSVAGNMLLGEQVLVAMADAYQARAEMEFCDRLLHALEAGEAAGGDKRGRQSAALYVVHRDVYPYLDLRVDRHENPLVELRCLFEESRQDYYQSFRQTMPPQCPRTMVSAIAKYLATPTREQGAGSRGRELRG, from the coding sequence ATGACCTTCTCAATTGTGGCTTGGGATTCGGCAACGCAAATGACTGGGGTGGCAGTGGCAACTAAGCATCTGGCTGTAGGGGCGCTCGTACCTCATGCTAAGGCAACTGTAGGAGCGATCGCGACTCAGGGTCAAACTAACCCGCTATTAGGCATTTGTAGCCTGCAATTGCTAGAACATGGAGTTTCGGCTGAAGATACTTTACATCTGTTACTGCAAGACGATCTCAATTGCCATCAGCGTCAGCTACATTTGGTAGATCGTCACGGTCATACGGCAGCGTGGACGGGTGAAGACTGCGTTGGTTGGGCAGGACACTTGACATATCCTTACTTTTCTGTCGCCGGAAATATGCTATTAGGCGAACAAGTTTTGGTCGCGATGGCAGATGCCTATCAAGCTAGGGCGGAAATGGAGTTTTGCGATCGCCTGTTACATGCTTTGGAAGCTGGCGAGGCGGCTGGGGGAGACAAGCGAGGACGGCAATCGGCAGCGCTGTATGTCGTGCATCGAGATGTTTATCCTTATTTGGATTTGCGTGTCGATCGCCATGAGAATCCATTGGTGGAACTGCGGTGTCTATTTGAAGAATCGCGTCAAGATTATTATCAGTCGTTTCGGCAGACTATGCCTCCCCAGTGTCCTCGGACTATGGTAAGTGCGATCGCTAAGTATTTGGCTACTCCGACTAGGGAGCAGGGAGCAGGGAGCAGGGGAAGAGAGCTGAGGGGCTGA
- a CDS encoding carbohydrate ABC transporter permease, translated as MKIDKKISFIPILYGILIVYAIATFLPFAWALSASFKPLSEIIAGGLNLFPQNFTLENYQKIFLEEPLFGRWLFNSVVVASTVTIFNLLFNSMAGYALARIPFKGNQILFFSILAVLMVPAQVTLIPSFLILKSLGWLNSYQGLIVPNIVNATFIFMMRQFFVSFPKELEEAAALDGLGYLETFFQIVLPLARPALAAQTIFIFLGSWNNFLMPLMIISTPEMFTLPLGLNTFKGQYISYWNYIMAASMVFTLPALLIYAFFNRYFIQGVTFTGSK; from the coding sequence ATGAAGATAGATAAAAAGATATCTTTTATTCCAATTTTATATGGAATTTTGATTGTCTATGCGATCGCCACTTTTTTACCCTTTGCTTGGGCGCTTTCTGCTTCATTTAAACCCTTGTCTGAAATTATTGCTGGCGGCTTGAACTTGTTTCCGCAAAACTTTACTTTAGAAAATTATCAAAAGATTTTTCTAGAAGAACCATTATTTGGTCGTTGGCTATTTAATAGTGTCGTAGTTGCAAGCACTGTCACTATTTTTAATCTTTTATTCAACTCAATGGCTGGTTATGCTCTTGCACGTATTCCATTTAAGGGAAATCAGATCCTATTTTTCAGTATCTTAGCAGTTTTAATGGTTCCAGCTCAAGTGACGCTAATTCCTAGTTTTTTAATTCTCAAATCTTTAGGCTGGCTAAATTCATATCAGGGATTAATTGTTCCGAATATTGTCAATGCGACTTTCATCTTTATGATGCGGCAGTTTTTTGTTAGCTTTCCCAAAGAATTAGAAGAAGCTGCTGCCTTAGATGGTTTGGGGTACTTAGAAACTTTCTTTCAGATTGTTTTACCTTTAGCTAGACCAGCTTTAGCAGCCCAAACTATATTTATATTTTTAGGTTCGTGGAATAACTTTTTAATGCCATTAATGATTATTTCCACCCCAGAAATGTTTACTTTGCCCTTGGGTTTGAATACATTCAAGGGACAATACATTAGTTATTGGAATTACATTATGGCTGCGTCTATGGTATTCACTTTACCTGCACTATTAATTTATGCCTTTTTTAATCGCTACTTTATTCAAGGGGTGACTTTCACGGGGAGTAAGTAG
- a CDS encoding FAD-binding domain-containing protein, producing MQREFTSREELVAYLKEQFPTAASRDDNISETVGGRKAAEEALQIVDAARYAKTRNFLTGAVTRLSPYLRYGVLSLADVKKYVLNKIQQPDEATKLINELGWRDYWQRLYVKLGNGIWEDREEYKTGYTAKEYAPKLPEDIATGTTGLVCIDSFSQQMRQTGYLHNHARMWMAAYMVHWRRIRWQVGAIWFLEHLLDGDPASNNMSWQWVASTFSHKPYFFNRENLERYTEGVYCRECPLYGHCDFEGGYEQIEQRLFPKAEFSRQPNSQSWQRGKKRR from the coding sequence ATGCAACGCGAATTTACCAGTCGTGAAGAACTGGTAGCCTACTTAAAAGAACAATTTCCTACTGCTGCTAGCCGAGATGATAATATCAGCGAAACTGTGGGGGGTCGTAAAGCGGCTGAAGAAGCTTTACAAATAGTAGATGCAGCCCGGTACGCCAAAACTCGCAATTTTCTCACGGGTGCGGTAACTCGTCTCTCGCCCTATCTCCGTTATGGAGTTTTGAGTCTCGCTGATGTTAAGAAATATGTCCTGAACAAAATTCAGCAGCCAGATGAAGCGACGAAATTAATTAACGAACTCGGCTGGCGCGACTATTGGCAACGCCTATATGTCAAATTAGGAAATGGAATTTGGGAAGATCGAGAAGAATATAAAACTGGTTACACTGCCAAAGAATACGCCCCTAAACTACCAGAAGACATCGCCACAGGGACGACGGGGCTAGTTTGTATCGACAGTTTCAGTCAACAAATGCGCCAGACAGGGTATCTACACAACCACGCCCGGATGTGGATGGCTGCTTACATGGTGCATTGGCGGCGCATCCGCTGGCAAGTCGGGGCAATATGGTTTCTCGAACACTTGTTAGATGGCGATCCGGCGAGTAACAATATGTCTTGGCAATGGGTAGCGAGTACCTTTAGCCACAAACCCTATTTCTTTAACCGCGAAAACTTAGAACGATACACTGAGGGAGTTTACTGTCGCGAATGTCCCCTCTACGGACATTGTGACTTTGAGGGTGGTTACGAACAAATAGAACAGCGATTGTTTCCCAAAGCAGAATTTAGTCGGCAGCCTAATAGTCAGAGTTGGCAACGCGGGAAAAAAAGGCGATAG
- the cphA gene encoding cyanophycin synthetase, which produces MRILKVQTLRGPNYWSIRRHQLVAMQLDLQELAEKPSNEIPGFYKGLVEALPSLEGHFCSPGCRGGFLMRLREGTMMGHVVEHVALELQELAGMPTGFGRTRETATAGVYHVVFEYENEKAGRYAARAAVRLCQSIVDLGYYSKSELERDLQDLKALHQDAALGPSTEAIIQAAEARDIPWMQLGARYLIQLGYGKRQKRIQATLSGNTGLLGVELASDKEATKYILSNAGVPVPRGTVINYFDELEDAIASVGGYPIVIKPLDGNHGRGITLDIQTWEAAEAAYDAAKAVSRSIIVERYYQGRDHRVVVVDGRVVAVAERIPAHVVGDGRSTIEELIEIINQGPDRGDGHDNILTRIQLDRNSDRLLAQQGYSLNSILDRDEICYLRATANLSTGGIACDRTDEIHPENIWLAQRVAKIIGLDIAGIDIVTPDISRPLREVGGVVVEVNAAPGFRMHTHPSQGKPRDVAAAVINMLFPPGKSSRVPILAVTGTNGKTTTTRLLAHIVKQTGKTVGYTTTDGTYIGDCLVDKGDNTGPQSAQLILQDPTVEVAVLEAARGGILRSGLGFDACDVGIILNVAADHLGIGDINTVEQLAHLKSVVAETVFPHGYAILNADDPLVAVMAKRVKAQIAYFSLNPNNPIVREHTRHGGLAAVHEDGYLSILQGEIKLRLEQAVNVPLTMGGRANFAIANALAASLAAFTQRIPLGQIKAGLQTFQPSASQTPGRMNLFELGDYHALVDYAHNPHSYEALGSFVRNWQGERIGVIGGPGDRRDEDFITLGKLAAAMFDFIIVKEDDDTRGRPRGDAADLIEKGIRQANSNCRYESILEETRAINTALDMASRGSLVVVLPESVSRAIRLIESRQVGARSEE; this is translated from the coding sequence ATGAGAATTCTCAAAGTTCAAACATTGCGGGGTCCAAACTATTGGAGCATTCGCCGCCATCAACTAGTTGCTATGCAGCTAGACTTGCAAGAATTGGCAGAAAAACCATCTAATGAAATTCCAGGTTTTTACAAGGGGTTAGTTGAAGCACTACCCAGCTTAGAGGGACATTTCTGTTCTCCTGGGTGTCGCGGCGGCTTCCTAATGCGGCTACGGGAAGGCACGATGATGGGTCATGTAGTCGAACACGTAGCCTTAGAACTACAAGAACTAGCAGGAATGCCAACAGGCTTTGGACGTACCCGCGAGACGGCTACTGCTGGGGTTTATCACGTTGTATTTGAGTACGAAAACGAGAAAGCCGGACGCTATGCAGCCCGTGCTGCTGTAAGGCTGTGTCAAAGTATTGTGGATCTGGGATACTACTCCAAATCGGAACTAGAACGAGATCTTCAAGATCTCAAAGCACTTCACCAAGATGCGGCTTTGGGTCCTAGTACAGAAGCAATTATTCAAGCAGCAGAGGCGCGAGATATTCCTTGGATGCAACTCGGGGCGCGTTATTTAATTCAACTCGGCTATGGCAAACGGCAGAAGCGCATACAGGCAACTTTAAGCGGCAACACGGGTCTTTTAGGTGTCGAACTTGCCTCTGATAAAGAAGCTACTAAATATATTCTCAGCAATGCTGGCGTACCCGTTCCTAGAGGTACGGTTATCAATTATTTTGACGAACTAGAAGATGCGATCGCCTCTGTTGGTGGTTATCCCATTGTTATCAAACCGCTAGACGGCAACCACGGTAGAGGCATTACACTCGATATTCAAACTTGGGAAGCCGCAGAAGCCGCCTATGATGCAGCCAAAGCAGTTTCTCGCTCCATTATTGTCGAGCGCTACTATCAAGGGCGCGACCATCGCGTAGTTGTAGTTGATGGTAGAGTTGTCGCAGTTGCCGAACGCATTCCCGCTCACGTTGTGGGAGATGGTAGGAGTACGATTGAGGAATTAATCGAAATTATCAATCAAGGCCCCGATCGCGGCGACGGACACGATAATATCCTCACCCGCATTCAGCTCGATCGCAATAGCGATCGCCTCTTAGCACAACAAGGCTACAGCTTAAATAGCATTCTAGACCGAGATGAAATTTGCTATCTACGAGCTACAGCAAACCTCAGCACTGGTGGTATTGCTTGCGATCGCACTGATGAAATTCACCCGGAAAACATTTGGCTAGCGCAACGTGTAGCAAAAATTATCGGTCTAGATATTGCCGGAATCGATATTGTTACCCCAGATATCAGCCGTCCTTTGCGAGAAGTGGGTGGCGTAGTGGTAGAAGTGAATGCCGCGCCTGGTTTTCGGATGCATACCCATCCCAGCCAAGGCAAGCCTCGCGATGTCGCGGCAGCAGTCATCAATATGCTGTTTCCCCCAGGTAAATCCAGCCGCGTTCCCATCCTTGCTGTCACCGGAACCAATGGTAAAACCACAACCACGCGCTTACTTGCCCACATCGTCAAACAAACTGGTAAGACTGTCGGCTACACTACCACCGATGGGACGTATATCGGCGATTGTTTAGTCGATAAAGGCGATAATACAGGTCCTCAAAGCGCCCAGTTAATTCTACAAGACCCCACGGTAGAAGTTGCCGTACTGGAAGCAGCACGGGGCGGAATTTTGCGCTCTGGGTTGGGATTTGATGCCTGCGATGTCGGAATTATTTTGAACGTAGCTGCCGATCATTTAGGAATTGGCGATATTAATACAGTCGAGCAACTAGCTCACCTCAAGAGTGTCGTTGCAGAAACCGTATTTCCCCACGGTTATGCTATTCTCAACGCTGACGATCCTTTAGTTGCGGTAATGGCAAAACGGGTGAAAGCTCAAATAGCCTACTTTTCACTCAACCCAAATAATCCCATCGTGCGAGAACATACTCGACATGGCGGCTTAGCGGCAGTGCATGAAGACGGTTATTTGTCAATATTGCAAGGAGAAATCAAACTACGACTCGAACAAGCAGTCAACGTACCGCTAACGATGGGCGGACGCGCCAACTTTGCGATCGCCAATGCCTTAGCTGCGAGTTTAGCAGCATTTACCCAAAGAATCCCCTTGGGACAGATTAAAGCTGGATTGCAGACATTTCAACCATCTGCCAGCCAAACCCCAGGTAGGATGAATTTATTTGAGTTAGGCGATTATCACGCATTAGTTGACTACGCCCACAACCCCCATAGTTACGAGGCATTGGGTAGCTTTGTCCGCAACTGGCAAGGAGAACGGATCGGCGTAATCGGGGGGCCTGGCGATCGCCGCGACGAAGACTTCATTACCTTGGGCAAACTCGCCGCCGCAATGTTTGACTTTATTATCGTCAAAGAAGACGACGATACGCGCGGTCGTCCCCGTGGCGATGCCGCAGACTTAATCGAAAAAGGCATCCGCCAAGCCAATTCCAACTGTCGCTATGAATCCATTTTGGAAGAGACAAGAGCCATTAACACCGCTCTCGACATGGCTTCCCGTGGTAGTTTAGTAGTCGTCCTCCCCGAAAGCGTCAGTCGTGCCATTCGTTTGATTGAATCTCGACAAGTAGGGGCGAGGAGCGAGGAGTAA
- a CDS encoding ABC transporter substrate-binding protein, with protein sequence MKLLNRYLVTTKFLLLLLVITLTLVGCQATPSNSGVTKITLWQGVNPPHNRDVLQALVDRFNREHSDVQVESLYVGQAEQQLPKILAAVVGNAPPDLLWFNATLTGQLVELDAIRPLDDLLQTSPVKDEIDPSLFATMEYQGHTWSVPFGVNNVGVFYRPSLFEAAGITQLPQTWEELRQVARQLTIDKDGDKRIDQHGMFLPLGKGEFSVFLWLPFLWSGGGELASNNPQQPADVNIADDKGAIASLGLWRDLVDDGSVVLSLPERGFEIDAFLAGKVAMQLTGPWTLGQFQTTGIDFGVFPIPQGDRQATAIGGENLFVFKSTPERERAALKFAEYVVREGFQTDWAIGTGYLPVNMKARESQKYQDFIKKQPAVEVFLAQAKYGRSRPIFPGYSRLSENLGRALEAVLLGKSTPTEALQAAQQRLDLIFQRGSRE encoded by the coding sequence GTGAAGTTGCTCAATCGCTACCTAGTCACAACTAAATTTCTTCTCCTCTTACTCGTGATAACCCTAACTTTGGTGGGATGTCAGGCGACACCTAGCAATTCTGGAGTGACAAAAATTACGCTGTGGCAAGGAGTCAATCCACCACACAATCGAGATGTTTTACAAGCGCTGGTAGATCGCTTCAATCGAGAGCATTCTGACGTTCAAGTAGAATCTTTGTATGTCGGGCAAGCGGAACAGCAATTACCGAAAATTTTGGCAGCAGTAGTAGGAAATGCACCGCCAGATTTACTGTGGTTTAATGCGACGCTAACCGGACAATTGGTGGAACTCGATGCCATTCGTCCTCTAGACGATCTGCTGCAAACTTCTCCCGTCAAGGATGAAATCGATCCTAGCCTGTTTGCGACGATGGAGTATCAAGGACATACTTGGTCTGTGCCATTTGGGGTAAATAACGTAGGTGTATTTTACCGTCCCAGTTTATTTGAAGCCGCAGGAATTACTCAGTTACCGCAAACTTGGGAAGAATTGCGTCAAGTTGCGCGTCAATTAACCATTGACAAAGACGGAGACAAACGGATCGACCAACACGGAATGTTTTTGCCGTTAGGAAAAGGGGAATTTAGCGTCTTTCTGTGGCTACCCTTCCTGTGGAGTGGTGGCGGCGAGTTGGCAAGTAACAATCCCCAACAACCAGCAGATGTAAACATAGCAGATGACAAGGGTGCGATCGCCTCACTGGGATTGTGGCGCGATTTAGTCGATGATGGTTCTGTCGTTCTATCTTTACCAGAACGAGGATTTGAAATCGATGCTTTCTTAGCTGGAAAAGTCGCGATGCAATTGACTGGTCCCTGGACGCTGGGACAGTTCCAAACCACAGGAATAGATTTTGGCGTGTTTCCAATTCCTCAAGGCGATCGCCAAGCAACTGCGATCGGTGGAGAGAACTTATTTGTATTCAAGTCTACGCCCGAACGCGAACGAGCTGCGCTCAAGTTTGCTGAGTATGTTGTCCGTGAAGGATTTCAAACTGATTGGGCAATTGGTACGGGGTATTTACCCGTCAATATGAAGGCAAGGGAAAGCCAGAAATATCAAGATTTCATCAAAAAACAGCCTGCCGTAGAAGTGTTTTTAGCGCAGGCAAAATACGGGCGATCGCGTCCGATTTTTCCTGGTTACAGTCGCTTGTCAGAAAATTTAGGTAGGGCGTTAGAAGCTGTTTTATTAGGGAAAAGCACCCCTACCGAGGCATTACAAGCCGCACAGCAAAGGTTGGATTTGATTTTTCAGAGAGGGAGCAGGGAGTAG
- the carA gene encoding glutamine-hydrolyzing carbamoyl-phosphate synthase small subunit has translation MTSQPALLVLADGTAYHGLSFGATGTTIGEVVFNTGMTGYQEVLTDPSYRGQIVTFTYPELGNTGVNPEDEESDRPQVKGAIAKNVCYRPSNWRSTGSLPDYLKQHNIPGIYGIDTRALVRKIREVGSMNGAISTEILDEAELLQLVLAAPSMAGLNLVSEVTTPTAYEWSGTTDSVWEFKPVAPNGKTLTVVAIDFGIKRNILRRLASYGCRVIVVPANTPPEEILKYNPDGIFLSNGPGDPAAVAEGFETTKALLSAQKPIFGICMGHQILGRALGAETFKLKFGHRGLNQPAGLQRQVEITSQNHGFALDADSIPADVEITHLNLNDRTVAGLRHKSLPLFSVQYHPEASPGPHDADYLFAKFVESMRQSRTVGV, from the coding sequence ATGACCTCTCAACCCGCCCTTCTCGTTCTTGCTGACGGTACTGCTTATCATGGTTTATCTTTCGGTGCTACTGGTACTACCATTGGCGAAGTCGTATTTAACACTGGCATGACTGGGTATCAAGAAGTCTTAACCGACCCCAGTTATCGCGGTCAAATTGTCACGTTTACCTACCCAGAATTGGGAAATACGGGCGTAAATCCTGAAGACGAAGAATCCGATCGCCCCCAAGTTAAAGGTGCGATCGCCAAAAATGTCTGTTACCGTCCTAGTAATTGGCGCTCTACGGGCAGCTTGCCTGACTACCTCAAACAGCACAACATCCCTGGAATTTACGGCATCGATACCCGCGCCTTAGTCCGCAAGATCCGCGAAGTAGGATCGATGAATGGTGCTATTTCTACAGAAATCCTCGACGAAGCAGAATTATTGCAACTCGTCCTCGCTGCCCCCAGTATGGCAGGATTAAACTTAGTCAGCGAAGTTACCACACCCACTGCTTACGAATGGTCTGGAACCACTGACTCTGTTTGGGAATTTAAACCCGTAGCCCCAAATGGGAAGACTCTCACAGTTGTTGCCATTGACTTTGGCATCAAACGCAATATTCTGCGGCGACTAGCGAGTTATGGCTGTCGCGTCATTGTCGTTCCTGCTAATACGCCACCAGAAGAGATTCTGAAATACAATCCCGACGGCATCTTTCTTTCCAATGGACCTGGTGACCCCGCCGCCGTTGCCGAAGGATTTGAAACGACAAAAGCCCTACTTTCAGCCCAGAAACCAATATTTGGTATTTGCATGGGACATCAAATACTAGGTCGGGCATTAGGGGCAGAAACCTTCAAGCTAAAATTTGGTCATCGCGGTTTGAATCAACCTGCTGGCTTACAAAGGCAAGTCGAAATTACCAGTCAAAATCACGGCTTTGCACTTGATGCAGATTCGATTCCAGCAGATGTCGAAATTACTCATCTCAATTTAAACGATCGCACCGTAGCAGGGTTGCGCCACAAATCCCTACCCCTATTCTCAGTCCAATACCACCCTGAAGCCAGCCCTGGTCCCCACGACGCAGATTACTTATTTGCCAAGTTCGTCGAATCCATGCGTCAGTCGCGTACTGTAGGGGTGTGA